Proteins encoded by one window of Candidatus Poribacteria bacterium:
- a CDS encoding nitroreductase family protein, producing the protein MNVLDAITQRRSHRGTFQKRDIETDDLEKLIAAARWAPSPFNVQPWELVLIQETAGKSALADLTERAVITQFKDANFLDDNSRWMRLTEKEWQELGDGVLLADHVTLPKPLQDAPEKLLQSLLKNAKSFTLLGHLGAGKIPAKEISLQVREAPLLMLVTMNCKRYPPGEGGSRWMWLSMGMLIQNILLAATALDIGVQFVSAPLERSTDREQIRQLFNIPIFHEVITLLRLGYVEKETESAVRLPTSEFVHFEKVK; encoded by the coding sequence ATGAATGTCCTTGATGCAATAACCCAACGCCGAAGCCATCGCGGAACATTTCAGAAGCGCGATATAGAAACTGATGACCTCGAAAAACTCATTGCGGCTGCACGATGGGCACCCTCTCCCTTTAATGTCCAACCTTGGGAACTTGTGTTGATTCAGGAGACAGCAGGAAAATCGGCACTCGCTGATCTGACGGAGCGTGCCGTTATTACGCAATTCAAGGATGCCAACTTTCTTGATGACAATAGCCGTTGGATGCGTCTCACAGAAAAAGAATGGCAAGAACTGGGTGATGGTGTCTTGCTCGCAGACCACGTGACGCTACCAAAACCCCTTCAGGATGCCCCAGAAAAATTATTGCAGAGCCTCTTAAAAAACGCCAAGTCATTTACACTTTTAGGGCATCTGGGAGCTGGGAAGATACCGGCTAAGGAGATTTCGCTGCAGGTGCGCGAGGCACCGCTACTTATGCTGGTTACGATGAATTGCAAGAGATATCCGCCCGGTGAAGGTGGGTCCCGATGGATGTGGTTGAGTATGGGAATGTTAATTCAGAACATCCTTCTCGCAGCGACAGCGTTAGACATCGGTGTGCAGTTTGTCAGTGCGCCTTTAGAACGTTCAACGGATCGTGAACAGATTCGCCAGCTTTTCAATATTCCTATCTTTCATGAGGTAATTACACTTCTCAGACTCGGATATGTTGAAAAAGAGACCGAAAGCGCTGTCCGATTGCCGACCTCGGAGTTCGTGCATTTTGAGAAGGTGAAGTAG
- a CDS encoding DEAD/DEAH box helicase family protein has product MELKDYQQQALDTLDRYLQALEEAHQQADKAAAYLASDDVPDFLMEQAANLVARAEDYPHIAWENLRKAAALPSVTDAQGQELIPKHISRESAAGEPIPHVCLKVPTGGGKTLLGVDAVRRLKLGTGFVLWLVPTKAIYTQTYDAFRNREHPYRQILDRASGDRVKLLQKDDRFTKHDVENYLCVMLLMLPAANRNRNKEFLKIFRDTGGYASFFPVEDDVREHQALSEKHPDLETATDTQPQQPRLTVNPADRLIKQSLFNVLKLLRPTVILDEAHKAYGSRNAKNNEQFVEAVNRLNPRFVLELSATPKLGISNILVNISGLALKDEEMIKLPIQLRNFPNSDWKYTLAQTKVERDKLEETTKWFQQVENRYIRPIAVIRVDRTGKNQRDGVRVHAEDAREELIDVLGVPTEQVKVKSSEQDELSGIDLLSPFCPVRYIITKDALKEGWDCPFAYLLALLDNTTAATAMTQLIGRVMRQPYARATNQPELDSCYIFCYNQKVKDAVANVKQGLEAEGLTGLGNFVEGPGTEHVQRTIKRKQAYRDTDIFLPRVLHKHGRNWRELNYERDILSAIDYHQLGAIAPINLGAEAQLQEIRATIHLQDEAVINKKLQASATHNLEVAFFVRRLGDVLPNPWHAARIVKATLAAYREEGTDDETLYTHRLYLSEYLKRHLRDRIDKLAEAVFREKLEDGKIQFNLQADAALNYQMEKTLMVNLTPEARPMTHPHGDPLQLNLFEQVFEAEFNNLETDFALYLDKQNAIQWWHRIAAKQGYFLQGWRRDRVYPDFIACLQRSQTGPQRLCIFETKGQHLEGNSDTTYKQELIQALETAYQNATSHGTMDITSPNNRTMSFRMLFEDSWRETVNETLEKYID; this is encoded by the coding sequence ATGGAACTCAAAGACTATCAGCAACAAGCATTAGATACACTGGATCGCTATCTGCAAGCATTAGAGGAAGCCCACCAGCAAGCAGATAAAGCCGCCGCATATCTCGCATCAGATGATGTTCCAGACTTCTTGATGGAGCAAGCAGCGAATTTAGTAGCGCGAGCGGAGGACTATCCGCACATTGCATGGGAAAATTTACGAAAAGCAGCTGCCCTACCGAGCGTTACAGACGCACAAGGGCAAGAACTGATTCCAAAACACATTTCGCGTGAAAGTGCCGCCGGTGAACCGATTCCGCATGTCTGCCTAAAAGTGCCAACGGGGGGTGGAAAAACCCTGTTAGGTGTAGACGCGGTGCGTCGCTTGAAACTCGGCACCGGGTTTGTGCTGTGGCTCGTCCCCACGAAAGCCATCTATACACAAACTTATGACGCTTTTCGGAACAGAGAGCATCCGTATCGGCAGATTTTGGACCGCGCTTCCGGTGACCGCGTCAAGCTGCTTCAGAAAGACGATAGATTCACGAAGCACGATGTTGAGAACTACCTCTGTGTCATGCTCCTCATGCTCCCCGCCGCAAACCGAAACCGAAACAAGGAATTCCTTAAGATTTTCCGTGATACTGGCGGTTATGCCTCCTTTTTTCCCGTTGAAGATGATGTCCGAGAACATCAGGCATTATCGGAAAAGCATCCTGACCTTGAAACAGCAACGGACACTCAACCGCAACAGCCTCGACTTACAGTGAATCCAGCAGACAGACTCATCAAACAGAGTCTTTTTAATGTGCTGAAGTTGCTGCGTCCCACCGTGATTTTAGATGAAGCACACAAGGCTTACGGGAGTAGGAACGCCAAAAATAACGAGCAGTTTGTAGAGGCGGTCAATCGGCTCAATCCGCGTTTTGTCCTTGAACTTTCTGCCACCCCAAAACTCGGCATCAGTAACATTCTCGTCAACATTTCCGGCCTTGCACTTAAAGACGAAGAAATGATTAAACTCCCGATCCAACTCCGAAATTTCCCGAATTCTGATTGGAAGTATACCCTCGCGCAGACGAAGGTAGAACGTGATAAACTTGAGGAAACGACGAAATGGTTCCAGCAAGTAGAAAACCGCTATATTCGTCCGATCGCCGTGATTCGTGTAGATCGCACTGGCAAAAACCAGCGTGATGGGGTCCGGGTACACGCCGAAGATGCCCGCGAAGAACTTATTGACGTTTTGGGTGTGCCGACAGAACAAGTAAAAGTGAAATCGTCAGAACAAGATGAGCTTTCGGGAATAGACCTCCTGAGTCCGTTTTGCCCTGTCCGTTATATCATTACCAAAGATGCCTTGAAAGAGGGGTGGGATTGCCCCTTTGCTTACCTGCTCGCGCTTCTTGATAACACCACCGCAGCAACAGCAATGACGCAGCTCATCGGCAGAGTTATGCGTCAACCCTATGCCCGCGCTACAAACCAACCTGAATTGGATAGTTGTTATATCTTCTGTTACAATCAGAAAGTTAAAGATGCAGTGGCAAACGTCAAGCAAGGATTAGAGGCAGAAGGGCTGACAGGATTGGGCAATTTTGTTGAAGGACCGGGTACGGAGCATGTTCAGCGAACCATCAAACGAAAGCAAGCATACCGTGATACAGACATCTTTCTGCCGCGCGTCCTGCATAAACACGGACGAAACTGGCGAGAGCTCAATTATGAGCGTGACATCCTGAGTGCAATTGACTATCATCAACTTGGTGCGATAGCCCCTATCAACTTAGGAGCGGAGGCACAACTCCAAGAAATTCGCGCCACTATCCACCTCCAAGACGAAGCGGTAATTAATAAAAAGTTGCAAGCGAGTGCAACGCATAACTTAGAGGTAGCGTTTTTCGTGCGACGATTGGGAGATGTCCTGCCGAACCCGTGGCACGCCGCACGCATCGTAAAGGCAACGCTCGCTGCCTACCGTGAAGAAGGCACTGACGATGAAACATTGTATACACATCGGTTGTATCTCTCCGAGTACTTGAAACGCCATCTGCGCGATCGCATTGACAAACTCGCTGAAGCCGTTTTTCGGGAGAAGTTGGAAGACGGGAAAATCCAGTTTAACCTACAAGCAGATGCCGCGTTAAACTACCAGATGGAAAAAACTCTCATGGTTAATCTTACACCTGAAGCAAGACCGATGACGCATCCACACGGGGATCCGTTGCAGCTGAACCTATTTGAACAAGTGTTTGAAGCAGAATTCAACAATTTAGAAACAGATTTCGCGCTCTACTTGGACAAACAGAACGCGATTCAGTGGTGGCACCGCATCGCTGCGAAGCAGGGATATTTCTTGCAAGGGTGGCGACGCGATCGCGTCTACCCAGATTTTATCGCTTGTCTCCAACGGAGTCAAACGGGACCGCAACGCCTCTGTATCTTTGAGACTAAAGGACAACACCTTGAAGGCAATAGCGACACGACCTATAAACAGGAGCTCATTCAAGCGTTGGAAACAGCCTATCAAAACGCTACATCACACGGCACAATGGACATTACCTCTCCTAATAACAGAACAATGTCTTTCCGAATGCTATTTGAAGATTCTTGGCGTGAAACAGTGAATGAGACCTTGGAGAAATACATTGATTAG
- a CDS encoding type II toxin-antitoxin system HicA family toxin gives MKRRTLVRHLRRHGCYFIREGGRHSQWGKRHIGVQVSTAVPRHNEIGKWLVEKICKDLKIPPP, from the coding sequence ATGAAACGAAGGACGTTGGTTAGGCATCTCAGGAGGCATGGTTGTTATTTTATTCGAGAAGGCGGCCGGCACTCACAGTGGGGTAAGAGGCATATAGGTGTTCAAGTCTCAACTGCTGTGCCTCGCCATAATGAGATTGGTAAGTGGCTTGTTGAGAAAATCTGTAAAGATTTAAAAATTCCACCTCCATAG
- a CDS encoding TonB-dependent receptor → MYYKNHINPVILTLIIIMSVLMCAFTTVMADQHSEAGEEAEATDEAEASEEAEGTDEAEAATAEEPVRLEELVVVGTRAQPRSVLDSAVPIDIVSNESFEKQGGADLPDLLRTLVPSYNVNTQPISDASTVVRPANLRGLAPDHTLVLVNNKRRHRAAVIHWLGNGLSDGSQGPDLAPIPAIALQQVEVLRDGASAQYGSDAIAGVMNFRLKDNYEGGSIEFKPGIYQEGDGRQFAIAGNIGLGNPDAWTSLSVEYGGADPTIRSVQRTDAINLINAGNFSVKDPAQIWGQPIIENDVKLFANYGATLTDTIDFYGHANYARKRVEGGFYFRNPNTRGGVFSTTGGDTLLVGDMRGLTAEMADWEARKATAEAAGQEFTELSPHDADDIPITNHVPDPERLQAVKNDPNLFTFQEMFPGGFTPRFGAFMWDSSVVVGVKGTALRDTLGKDLTWDLSGSFGRNHADFFIFNTVNASLGPDTPTYFDPGDYIQTDYNLNFDVTYPLSDMVFLASGLEYRDEGFEIIEGERESHQIGPLAAQGFTAASNGFSGFSPVAAGKWYRSNVAMYLETEIRPIDPLLIALAVRGEQFEIFGSTLNYKAAVNYKVTETMRLRGSYSTGFRAP, encoded by the coding sequence ATGTATTACAAGAATCATATTAACCCAGTTATCCTAACACTCATTATTATTATGAGTGTTTTGATGTGCGCGTTTACAACCGTTATGGCGGACCAACATTCCGAAGCGGGAGAAGAAGCGGAAGCCACGGACGAGGCTGAAGCATCTGAAGAGGCAGAAGGGACGGATGAAGCTGAAGCAGCTACGGCAGAGGAACCTGTAAGGCTTGAGGAGCTTGTTGTTGTGGGTACCCGTGCGCAGCCACGCTCCGTCTTGGATTCGGCAGTCCCGATCGATATCGTGTCAAACGAATCCTTTGAAAAGCAGGGCGGCGCGGATCTACCGGATCTGCTGAGAACTTTGGTGCCCTCCTATAACGTCAATACACAGCCGATTAGTGATGCGTCAACAGTGGTCCGTCCGGCGAATTTACGGGGACTCGCTCCAGACCATACATTGGTACTCGTTAATAACAAGCGGCGCCACCGTGCCGCAGTGATTCACTGGCTCGGGAACGGTTTATCTGATGGCTCACAGGGACCTGACCTCGCACCTATTCCGGCGATTGCCCTGCAACAGGTAGAGGTCCTCCGTGATGGCGCATCCGCACAATACGGTTCTGATGCCATTGCTGGTGTGATGAATTTTCGATTGAAAGACAACTATGAAGGCGGATCGATTGAATTTAAACCCGGTATCTACCAAGAGGGCGACGGTAGGCAATTTGCAATCGCTGGCAACATCGGTTTAGGAAATCCGGACGCATGGACTAGCCTCAGTGTAGAATACGGTGGCGCGGATCCAACCATCCGGTCTGTCCAACGTACGGATGCCATAAATTTGATTAACGCAGGCAATTTCAGTGTGAAAGACCCGGCACAAATTTGGGGACAGCCGATTATAGAGAATGATGTCAAACTCTTCGCTAACTACGGTGCGACCCTCACGGATACCATCGACTTCTATGGGCATGCTAACTACGCCCGCAAGCGCGTTGAAGGTGGGTTCTATTTCCGTAACCCGAATACCCGCGGTGGTGTGTTTAGTACGACCGGTGGCGATACGTTGCTCGTCGGGGATATGCGGGGTTTGACAGCCGAGATGGCAGACTGGGAAGCCCGAAAGGCAACAGCGGAAGCTGCAGGACAGGAGTTTACTGAACTCTCACCTCACGATGCTGACGATATCCCGATAACCAACCACGTTCCGGATCCTGAACGGTTGCAAGCCGTCAAGAATGACCCGAATCTATTCACATTTCAGGAGATGTTCCCAGGCGGATTCACCCCCAGATTTGGTGCATTCATGTGGGATAGTTCCGTCGTCGTTGGCGTTAAAGGCACCGCGCTCAGAGACACGTTGGGTAAGGACTTAACGTGGGATCTCAGCGGCTCTTTTGGACGAAACCATGCTGATTTCTTTATTTTCAATACCGTTAATGCTTCGCTCGGTCCAGATACACCGACCTATTTTGATCCGGGCGACTATATCCAGACGGATTATAACCTCAACTTTGATGTAACTTATCCGCTCAGCGACATGGTGTTCCTCGCTTCGGGTTTGGAATATCGGGACGAAGGATTTGAAATCATAGAGGGCGAACGCGAGTCGCATCAGATCGGGCCCCTCGCAGCGCAAGGCTTCACTGCCGCCTCCAATGGATTTTCAGGGTTCAGCCCGGTTGCAGCAGGCAAGTGGTACCGTTCCAACGTTGCGATGTATCTGGAAACTGAAATCAGACCGATTGATCCGCTCCTGATCGCGCTCGCTGTGCGCGGTGAACAATTTGAGATTTTCGGTAGCACCCTGAACTACAAAGCCGCTGTAAACTACAAGGTTACGGAAACGATGCGGTTGCGGGGAAGTTATAGTACCGGGTTCCGCGCACC
- a CDS encoding site-specific DNA-methyltransferase, with protein sequence MPTLDFKGKQFIYGHHLTVPICTLQTDADKSLTNDKDPSLNDNLIIHGDNLHALKALLPKYAGKVKCIYIDPPYNTGNEGWVYNDNVNSPMMQAWLEKHSPIDVEDLERHDKWLCMMWPRLHLLRELLTEDGAIFISIDDNEVHRLRAIMDDIFDAKDIFPKGNFVGQFIWAARIKNNSRLFSNSHDYILCYLKNHEYLNEQRTSWRVRKQGLDDVYKKHIELGRKHGQDFPKIEKELAAWFSGLSDVDPAKRHRDYRYVDNRGPYSSTSTSPPVSGKDRYPVIHPITNKPCTVPINGWRYTQERMKELIADDRILFGSNEKTVPRRKHYLRETEYETPYSVFYKDAQGATQRLNRILGKVFPFPKDEGILKSIFEAATGPNDIILDSFAGSGTTAHAVLSLNKEDGGNRKFILVECEDYADTITAERVRRVINGVENVKDETLRNGLGGSFTYCTLGEPIDEEGMLTGETLPSYETLAHYIAYTATGSALTSIEKRKDYCFGETDNIRFYLIYERSLEFLESNASALDGARAEQIAKTCQETGKKAYVYAPQKFVSQKELTDMGITFCQLPYSIHRIAEA encoded by the coding sequence ATGCCCACGCTCGACTTCAAAGGTAAACAATTCATCTACGGACACCACCTCACCGTCCCCATCTGCACCTTACAGACAGACGCAGACAAATCCCTCACCAATGACAAGGATCCATCACTCAACGATAATCTCATCATCCACGGCGACAACCTGCATGCCCTAAAAGCACTCCTCCCGAAATATGCTGGCAAAGTCAAGTGTATCTACATCGATCCCCCCTACAACACCGGCAACGAAGGTTGGGTTTACAATGATAATGTCAACAGTCCGATGATGCAAGCGTGGTTAGAGAAGCACAGTCCTATTGACGTTGAGGATTTAGAGCGTCACGATAAATGGTTGTGCATGATGTGGCCTCGGCTCCATTTATTGCGGGAGTTGCTAACGGAGGATGGTGCTATTTTCATCTCTATTGATGATAATGAAGTGCATCGCCTGCGCGCGATCATGGATGACATTTTTGATGCAAAAGATATTTTTCCGAAGGGAAATTTTGTCGGACAATTTATCTGGGCAGCTCGAATAAAAAACAACTCTCGGCTTTTTTCCAATTCACACGATTATATCCTGTGCTACCTCAAAAATCATGAGTATCTGAATGAACAGCGAACCTCATGGCGCGTGCGGAAACAGGGACTTGATGATGTCTACAAGAAACATATAGAACTTGGACGAAAGCACGGACAAGACTTTCCAAAGATTGAGAAAGAATTGGCAGCATGGTTTAGTGGATTATCTGATGTTGACCCCGCTAAGAGACATAGAGATTACCGCTATGTGGATAACCGGGGACCTTATAGTTCTACCAGTACTTCTCCGCCAGTTAGCGGAAAAGACAGGTATCCAGTAATTCACCCGATTACGAACAAGCCATGTACTGTTCCCATAAACGGATGGCGTTACACCCAAGAAAGAATGAAAGAACTTATCGCAGATGATCGTATCCTCTTTGGGAGTAACGAAAAAACTGTGCCCAGACGCAAACATTACCTAAGGGAAACTGAGTATGAGACACCCTATAGCGTCTTTTACAAAGATGCCCAAGGGGCAACACAACGATTAAATAGGATACTTGGTAAGGTTTTCCCATTTCCTAAAGATGAAGGAATATTAAAATCAATTTTTGAGGCGGCGACTGGTCCTAACGACATTATCCTTGACTCTTTTGCTGGTAGCGGCACAACCGCCCATGCTGTCCTATCTCTCAATAAAGAAGATGGAGGTAACCGAAAGTTTATTCTTGTTGAATGTGAAGACTACGCAGATACCATCACTGCAGAACGCGTCCGCCGCGTCATTAACGGAGTTGAAAATGTCAAAGATGAAACCCTCAGAAACGGCCTCGGCGGCTCCTTTACCTACTGCACCCTCGGTGAACCGATTGACGAGGAAGGTATGCTCACGGGTGAGACGCTCCCCTCTTACGAAACTTTAGCACACTATATCGCTTATACTGCCACCGGTAGCGCGTTGACTTCCATTGAAAAGCGGAAAGATTACTGCTTTGGCGAAACCGACAACATCCGTTTCTATCTTATCTATGAACGATCATTGGAATTTCTGGAGAGCAATGCGTCGGCATTAGATGGGGCGCGTGCCGAGCAGATCGCCAAAACGTGCCAAGAAACCGGTAAAAAGGCTTACGTCTATGCACCACAGAAATTCGTCAGTCAGAAAGAACTAACGGATATGGGAATCACGTTCTGCCAGCTGCCTTACAGCATCCATCGCATTGCGGAGGCGTAA
- a CDS encoding type II toxin-antitoxin system HicB family antitoxin → MTQNYTAVIQQDEGWWIGWIQEIPGVNGQERTKDELLEALRITLLEMVEYNRKEAIKAAKVEHEEVTIQI, encoded by the coding sequence ATGACACAAAACTATACCGCAGTTATTCAACAGGACGAAGGCTGGTGGATCGGATGGATACAAGAAATTCCCGGTGTGAATGGCCAAGAACGGACTAAAGACGAATTACTTGAAGCACTACGAATTACGCTCCTGGAAATGGTAGAATACAATCGTAAAGAGGCTATCAAGGCTGCAAAAGTTGAGCATGAGGAAGTCACTATCCAGATATGA
- a CDS encoding PfkB family carbohydrate kinase — MISEARLKTILSQFHQQRILVIGDFYLDAYWHIDKTQSTLSLETPWHTNPVVAQRYSPGAAGTVTNNLKALGVGNVYTLGVIGEDGFGGTLLNRLEANGCLTDFMVQVPDLVTPTYLKPIHRGYEGVETEGPRFDIENQSPMVEDVETAVIEALKACLPLVDGIIVGDQMPHENLGVITNRVREALCELAAAFPEKIFFADSRTRIGAYRNVIIKPNRFEAKRAVQPGWRGHEVDIAMAKQCAIALAAQTQNTVYVTLGENGILVCCEGKFTHIPGIPVDSEIDPVGAGDSVSAGLVASLCSLRPSRGGAAAIEAAYVGNLVASITVTKIGTTGTASPAEILERHRNCINL, encoded by the coding sequence TTGATTAGCGAAGCGCGCCTGAAAACTATTCTCAGTCAATTTCACCAACAACGTATCCTTGTCATCGGAGATTTCTATCTTGATGCCTACTGGCACATAGATAAAACGCAGTCTACGCTGTCTCTGGAAACACCGTGGCATACCAACCCGGTCGTTGCGCAACGCTATAGTCCCGGCGCAGCAGGGACTGTCACAAATAACCTGAAGGCGTTGGGTGTGGGTAACGTCTACACCCTTGGGGTCATAGGTGAGGACGGATTTGGAGGAACGCTGCTGAATCGTTTAGAGGCGAACGGGTGTTTGACCGATTTTATGGTACAGGTGCCGGATTTGGTCACGCCTACCTACCTCAAACCGATACATCGCGGTTATGAAGGCGTGGAGACAGAGGGACCCCGGTTCGATATTGAGAACCAATCCCCAATGGTAGAAGATGTTGAGACCGCAGTTATTGAGGCCCTGAAAGCCTGTCTTCCGCTTGTTGACGGTATAATCGTTGGAGACCAGATGCCGCATGAAAATTTAGGTGTTATTACCAACCGAGTGAGAGAAGCACTCTGTGAGCTGGCGGCGGCGTTTCCTGAAAAGATTTTTTTCGCCGACTCCCGGACGCGGATTGGCGCGTATCGGAATGTGATCATTAAGCCGAACCGGTTTGAGGCAAAGCGTGCTGTTCAGCCGGGGTGGCGCGGACACGAAGTTGACATCGCGATGGCGAAACAGTGTGCCATCGCGCTCGCGGCGCAGACCCAAAATACGGTATACGTCACTCTCGGCGAAAACGGTATTCTTGTCTGTTGTGAAGGAAAATTTACGCATATCCCAGGCATCCCTGTTGATAGTGAGATTGATCCGGTTGGCGCGGGAGACAGTGTTTCTGCTGGACTTGTTGCGTCGCTTTGTAGTTTGCGCCCTTCACGAGGAGGTGCTGCAGCTATTGAGGCGGCTTATGTCGGGAATCTGGTGGCTTCAATTACGGTCACCAAAATCGGAACGACTGGTACAGCTTCACCGGCGGAGATCCTTGAACGCCATCGGAACTGTATAAACCTATGA